GTCCATGTGGTTGATAGTTCGGGTGATCTGGCATAGGTGGTGTAAAATATGCCTGTTGATAAGGCCGATAAGGATTTGGTGCATTTTGtacattttgcatattttgtCGTCGATTATTGTTCACCTGCTCATTTGAGGCTCTGTTTGGTGGAGGATTGTTACTACCATTATCAAGCGAATTCGTTGCTTGAGAATTCAAAGAATTCCTAATGGCTTGTGGAATCATTACTGCAAGCCTTTGCTCGATTATCTGTAACATATTCGCCTGAGCAGCTCCTACGGACGCACTAACATAATCTTGCAAGCTCAAACCATTTCCGTTCACCGCAGATTCTGGGTCAACGTTTTCTTCTAACGTAGGCAATCTTGATTGATTCATTTCTGAAAATTCCCTTCTAATAGTCCTGGCAGTAATACTACTATATTCAGGGGTTGTAATGGAATGCAATGATTCCGGTGAAGATGTAGTTTGTGGGCCTAATCCGTTAAGGAAACGTAAAGATAGTAAAGGTGGTATATTATTAGAATTGAGAATGGTTCTATTAGCACTAGATGTATTAGAATTAGCGCTAGAGGTGTTAGAATTCGAATGTTGAGTATTATTCGTGGAATTGTTTGTCGACGTATTCAAGCTTGAGTTATTCCTATTACTGTCTGGCTCAAAAGCCTGCGCATTGGGGTTTAGATTACCTGATGGATTGTTTCTAGCAGCAATTCTGCTTGACGATCTAGATGGTGCATTAATCCTTGATCTACTAGGCATGACGTAAACTCagagaaatatttcaataaaaaaaaatcgattttcaatATGTCTGTGGATgtcgttttttttctgtttattcagtcaatgaaaataaatgtcttcggaaaatttaataaacgaaatgaaaagtaTTTAATGTAGTTATAGacgccaaaaatttaaaaaaaaattattaaatgtgtgatatagacaaatttttaaatatagccaaattttggaaaatattgaaatttgcagaatatttgttttcaaattaataatgattcattatttgattttgtagttttttagtATTATATACTGCTTCTACTAGTTAGTAAcacacaaaatttaaacatatatTACATATacttaataataaatataatttttgttttttttttttttcttttcagatTATTATATTCATTAAGGTTGAAGTTGGTAACAGATCCGGTCAAAAAAAAAAGGCTATAGTGGAATCcaaaatacaatatttatataattttcaaaaatattttaaatattttctaattttaaatttagaaagaaatattgttgaaattttaatatcgtaaataatttttaaatatttgcttttctttttaaataaacaaaactaaaaattctattgaattttaaattgttgtGTTTTAATTATTGGTATTGGTTTTATATTAGCAAAACaggtttgtaaaaaaaaagcatgtgggAAAATTACTGATTAATTAATTGGATAAAGAttccaatttttaaatcattttgctcgagaaatttgaaacaaatagaTATATTGGGCTATATAACCATAATAATCTATGCTTTCAGATTTCTACAaaacaatttgatttaaattttggtctttGGACACGACTGCGGAGACTATATAAACATCGTTGCGAATCGGCATGGTGCTAAAGCTCCTTCCGTGACATCCAATGTTCATGATAGATTCTTTCATCGGCCTTGttctatttcataaaaaaaagaaattaatagaTGGATAATTTTATGTGGAAATGAATGTTATGTTGTCTGATGTCATTATATGACACTTTAATATTCAAGCTGTAAATAGTTCCACTAAATAGGgcggcaaaatttgatgacTAAAAGCCCAACCAAATACTGTCGTCCAATGTTATTGAGCGTCAAAATGTGGTTGACTATTAATACAATCAAAAAAttcgccccacgttgggcgccaaaatGTGACAACCCCCTTATTTAAGCGGATCTGGTACTCAGGGGTGTTATGCTGCGGCCTAGCTCGCCGGATGGGGTGGTTCTTTCCGCTTTTTAGGGTtgtacatttaaaatatttaatgtacCAGTATGTTTTTCTGAACCAGAGCCGGGAGTatgtaaaatgttttaaatagcGATTACGCGTATACAGCTCTGATGTTTTTTTGTGATTCACTCTCTATGAGTGAAATGGTATGGGTTACTCTCTCAACCAGTTGATTCAGGGATGGGAAGTCGCAAATCATTATGTTAGGCTATTGTTGTTTGAGTAatacgggtatgcttttttatgTTGTTTTGCTAAAAGGACAagtatatttaaaattcaacAGACATTTTTGGATTCCTATTTGAGACTTGGTGTCCAGTCTCTTAGGCAAGCCCACCCCATATGACATTTCTGTCATCCATGATATTTCCGTTGCCTCTATAAATATGTGGAAATATCCCAACATTGAATTAgcctactttttttttttaacggctGTTACATTTCAACCCTTATTAGACAGTTAAcacattttaaatttctttttacgttaaaaatttcataacattttgttttattcttaAACTTATGAGTTTGTTTATAACATGTAGTTTAGTATAATAATGATAACAATAATTAACATTTAATGTACAATTTAGATAGAAAATAGTAGTTTTAAGGCCTTaagtaaataataatgaaattttatgttgtttttaaaaattagatAGTTACtgtctttttaatattttgtgcaaaaaaaaaaaaatagaaccttaggtaatatataaatttatgtgcttaaaaaaaatgttttatgattgaaaaataataatagctTTTATTATTAGATTTGAATCATATATATAAGTTTacataaaatgatttatttatttaattattaattatttttaacattAATTTGTTTAATGATATTATTAAGTATTATcctttaggcgtttttttttttttaattatattattttaatatttatgatatatatgtatgttttaatttaattttagttatgtATATTTTAGATTATATTCATTATTTATTgttatattatttaatatataaatatataaatatttgattattatttttatttattatattagttATATTTCTTTATGTTATTGGTATTTATTCATTATATCAAttagtatttaaaaattatatatttttttgttttggtacatataaaaattatatttttttttgtttgcacatAATCTtatctaatttttgttttgtttagtttaagtatccaaaaaaaaaaaatattatttttagaattttattaattttctttccaaaattagtcataacaaaaattatgtacatatatatttactttttctttttttttttttttatatactgatatatttatttatgtacatttataaaaaaaaatcataataacttttcttacattatttttaatatatattttgtgtaattttgatgatattaattttgtaatttccatagataattagttcttttcttatttttaagttttcaaatctttagtttagaaaaatataatacAACTTTTATGGCATAATTTCAGCTTGTTTTTGCAGTAATACCaacgaatttttgataatttacttttatttcttaaacGTTTAAtactttttcttttaaaattttatttatgggtTTTTTTACTTTTCCTTTCTCGTTagtaattttcaaatatttccagCAACTTTCATTTCTTGTTCATTcaacaaatttggatttttgttctttcatagtttgaaatattttctttaaaacttataattgaaatgtttaaaatttcttttctttcttttatataaaattactgAGCACCTCCGATACACATGATATCGAAGGTACCCACGTGTCTCTTATGGTATGTTTTAGAACATCACGGGACAATCACAcattttccacatttttttttaccttaattttcttttgaaatttctggTTCCAGTGAATAATAGATCTTGTAATACAGTCTTCCCTTCTCTGATTTTTCACAAATTCTCCAATATTGTTTCCAAGAACCATCCAACATGCATACTTTGTGTCTGTGCTAATATTGCATCCAACACGTGGTGAGTTCAGCCAACACCACTAATGTCAATTGGGTCATGTCTGCACTACTATGACCTCCAAACTGTGGATAATGATACGGTCCCTTCatacaatagaaaaattaattaactttcATCAGAAACAAAATAGACTAAAGAAAAAAGGTCGAAATTACTTGCACATCATGGATGATCTAGAAACAGATTTCTGTTTTCCATCCATCCACGTCTCCTCACTTCAATATGACATTGAACAATTTGTGGTAAGAACCCGATGATATTGTTTCCATAGACAAAGAAAAATCATAGTAGAACATTGTTTCGAACCAATATATCACGAAATCAATGTATATCGTTAATGAAATTTGCAAATATACCACCATTGtccaattatacatatttaacCTAACCTCAAAATTCTCATAAAATCGTCAGGTCTTGAATTAAACTTGAGTTGGTATAGCACGAAAAATGTGGTTTTGTGTTACGCATACAATTCCAACCCATGTTTAATTCATGCCCCAAGATTATATTGCCTGGTTCTGCatgattttagcaaatattctAAAATACAAACAATACAAATTGTTCTCACCTtgagtttgttgaaatcacaaaTATACGATTATAAGTATTTTTGATAAGTCACTATATTATATTACACTTATATTATAATACACTTTTTCTATATATGTTGACTGATCCTGATCTTATCCCGAAGGTGTTAAAATGTGAAAGACATTTTTGATCTGAGTTGCGCAAAACGTCACCTTCGTCGACAAATGTTCACACTGGAAGGAGTCAGCTGTGTGGTCATTGCGAACGTTTTTCAGATCGGTTGCACCATATGATCtctttggaaaacgttattGTGAATGATTTGTTTCTCAAAGAAAAGGTGACATATACCAAGCAAAACTAGTGACAATAACATCAGCAGGAAAGGAGAAAATAAAACatgagaatttttgcaaaaagaatTCATTAAATAAATCTAAAAAGATACATGTCACacgcataaaacattttttttttttttggtttggctgaaacaaataaaagtgtcaacataggagctatcctaacacaattaaaacaatattttatgaatatctatagtatttgaacaaaaattttaatatttataaaattgagaCCTAAAACAACATGTTTTATGTTTAAAATAATTGTATTTAGgaacttgtaagtatattacagcggaaaaatataccaaaaattacTTTGGttattaaatatgctttggggaaaaatttataacctaaaaatataGTACTCAGCTATAGTCTgtaatggccagtttctcatcctccgattaattttaaccggtggatagacctccggttagtaaaatgtttgtatgggatcagctgttttatcgacacgacaaataataacaagacattgagaaactggcacataagattcgttacaaacaccgacattccgtccggaataactgatagtctgaaaACGCCTTAACGAATAATTGTGTTCGAAAAATACGTGAACTCACCTATCACTTGAAATCAATTTCCAATATcaactggcaacactgcattaCACATTTCGTACGCAAATCAGAACTGAATTGCGTAGTGTCAACAATTCTAAAGATATCAGCTGATGCCAGGTTGTGCATTGcagcaatttcataaaatttgtaaaataacacGAGTTCATGAAATCCACGGAAACATCGAAATCTAAAACTTGTTCATTAAGAGGGGATAAAAGGTAAACGCAACAATAATGTCACGCCACAGAATTGTCCGAACCATGGACTACAATGATGAATACGATGGCTATGAGGATGTGTATGGTCATTCTGTAGACGAAGACTGCATATCACCAACAGATGCTCAACAATGGTTGTTTGATCGTGCCAGAGGACAACAATCAATGTCGGCTTTCATGCGTGACAACAAAGATATTGCTGAAGAAGAAGAGGAGGAAGACATTGAAAAATCCTATGAGAAATCCAGACGAGATTCAGACAATTTCCAAATGCCCTTATTGAATGATATAGAAAAGGCTCAGCTAACATCCTGCATCGATGAGGTGCGTAGTGTTGTTGGGGATACAGTATCGGAAAAACGTATTGTGGAGACTTCAATCAAATTCGACTATGACATCAACAAAATTCTAGATGACATTCTAAACGACGAATGTGAGAATAAAGCCAAAAGATTGCAACAAGAAACCGCAGACTTCTCTGGCAATGTATTGGTGGCACCACCAAAAGTAGCACTAGCTGAAAAAAAGGCAGCATCGGTAATAACACCTCCTGTTGTCAAGGTCACTGCATTACAAAGTGAAGTAAAAAGAGGCTTCGATGTAAGTTCTCCGGCGAATCCAAGTTCTCCAGCCGTATCGGGGCGAAATACTCCAGTGGATTTCAATGAGGATTCAAGTAAAAAGACTGCCACAAATACTTTGGATGCAAATGTTTTTAAAGTTTCCAAGGAACAATCGCAGCGCGATGCAAAACAGTTGTATACCAAAGAACGTGCTGACCAGAAACATCATTTCCATATGATAGTTATTGGACACGTAGATGCTGGTAAAAGTACGCTAATGGGTCACTTACTATATGACACTGGAAATGTATCGCAACGAGTTATGCACAAACATGAACAGGAATCGAAGAAAATGGGCAAACAAAGTTTTATGTATGCCTGGGTGCTGGATGAAACTGGCGAGGAAAGGGCTAGAGGTGTGTATTTCGTATTCTTATTTCTTCAAACAATAATGTTTTGCTTTATTTGAGGTATCACCATGGATGTTGGTCATTTTCGCTTCGAAACAGATACCAAAGTGATTACACTCCTTGATGCTCCAGGACATAAAGACTTTATACCTAACATGATATCAGGCGCAACCCAAGCCGATGTGGCTCTTCTAGTTATTGACGCTACAAGAGGAGAATTCGAATCTGGATTTGATTTAGGCGGACAAACAAGAGAACATGCTCTTTTAGTTCGTTCTCTAGGTGTCAATCAGCTTGGAGTTGTTATTAACAAACTAGATACGGTCGGTTGGTCAAAAGAACGTTTCGATGAGATAGTGCAGAAACTTAAAGCTTTCTTAAAACAAGCCGGGTTCAAAGATTCAGATGTATCATACACCCCCTGTTCGGGTCTGACGGGTGAGAATCTCGCAAAGCCAGCAACAGAGCCAGCTCTTACAGCCTGGTACAAAGGACCACATCTTCTCGCTGTCATTGATAAATTCAAAATTCCAGAAAGGTCTATCGACAAACCTTTCCGAATGTCCGTTTCAGACATATTTAAAGGAACTGGTTCTGGTTTCTGTATATCAGGACGTATTGAAACTGGAGTTCTATGTGTGAATGACAGAGTCTTGGTAGGCTCACTTAGGGAACAAGGTCAAGTTAAAAGTTTACTTATTGACGAATTATCACAGAATACAGTATTTGCTGGTGATCAGGTTACAGTGACTTTGTCTGGAGTTGATATAAATAATATGATGGTGGGCAGTATTTTATGTGCTCCCCAGCATCCAATTCCTGTGACCACTCGTTTTCAGGCTCGCATTCTGGTGTTCAATGTAAAAGTTCCTATTACAATTGGATTCCCAGTGTTACTTCATCATCAATCGCTTATAGAACCGGCTGTAATTAGTAAACTGAACGCACAGATTCACAAGGGAACCGGGGAAGTGGTAAAAAAGAAGCCCCGTTGCTTGGGTAACAATTCGTGTGCCCTTGTCGAATTGGAGACTACCCGACCCATTTGCATAGAATGCTACTCAGACTTTAAAGAATTGGGAAGAATAATGTTACGTGTTTCGGGTGTAACGATCGCAGCTGGTATGGTGACAAAAATTCGCtgagaataaaatattaaatctcTAGCCCGTGAAGCTAGTTATgagtacatatacatatatacaatatGCAATATTGTTTTCTCCTTCGTTGGAGAAAACTTGCTCCATTAACTAATtagtaatatatatatttttggtttgATATGTTCTTTTTGaggtttattaaaatgttattttttatttgattatcgttaaacattttctcaacgaattttgtaattttttacacgtaaatatttttgtttgttttttttttttctaaatagatCATTGGCTAATAaagaacaaataaatttaatcaaataacTACAGTGTTTGAACAGAATTGTTTTTATCATCCGAGGGTGGTCCGATAAGTATTTGGTATGCGAAACaaagaacacagaaaaaaaaatccgctTAAAATTAGTAACGTGAAGTTAATATCCACATTGTAGGAACCACagaaaataggtccataattagatatatccCACATATTCAACAAATCccgtttttatttcttgggattaaTTCACTCTATGATCAACACTCCAGCTACCGcagaaaaattgatccataattagatatatccccatatgttctataaaaatatactaAATAATAATAAGTTATAATCGAACACGTTTATAAGGTACCTCGGTCATAAAATAAAAGGTTTTCAGGTTCCAacgaattttaatagaaattactGATACGAACATGGTTAtaacgaatttatttttatcaagaacaatatttgtggtaaaatgtcaaaaattttaactggTTCGTGAATAgacctacaataaaaaataaacgtcAAAATTGTTATCAGCTGTGAACCATCGTTTAAGACACAACCTCCCTTATTTTATCGTGCAAGTATTTCCAATTCTTCAAACTGTATTATCCAACTTATTTTGCTCTGGAATTTTaggattatatttattataaaaacaatatgcTAGCTCTTCGCTCATCAGTGCGTTGCAATGCAATTGCATCGAAACTTGGCCGAAATACTTTGAGTTCAGTCAAATTGTTCCAATTGAGTGATTTCACAACAAGCACAAATATCCCGGTAACAAACTGTGCATCCACTATTTTGTCATTGCAACCGACATTCATTACTGGACAAACGAGGAACTATGCCCAGAAACCCATTGTAAATGATGTTGATACCAGCAAAATGGAACGTGTGTATTATGGCTCCTTGGCCCCACGAATGAAAGCtgttaaattattttcattgaCCACCAGTTTGGCCGGGTTAGCTGCTCAGCCTATTCTAATGGAACAGGGTATGAGGTTAGGTGGAACTGGTATGGCAGTATTTTTATGCGGTTTTGCGGGGATTTTCACATTTGTCACACCTTTTTTGTTGcattttataaccaaaaaatatGTTACTGAGATTCACTACAATCCCCAAACAGAGGAATATGTGGCTACAaccatatcaataattttgcagaaaatccaAGTGAGTTTATAACTAAATTATGGGATTTAGAGCgggtactaaattcgtatttttcaGACAAAGTTTCGTCCCAGCGATGTAAAGGTGCCCGAAGTACCGGGAATGTTCACATCCTTCATGGTGGGAAATAAGGCCCTCTTTGTTGATCCTGCATTATTCGATGATCCGGAACACTACGTACGAATAATGGGCTACGATAAACCTATTGATTTAAAATTAGAATTGACAGAAACGCCATCGAATagcaaatctaataaataatttaattgttatTAATGCATTTAGTAGCTGGCAGGTTATTGGGAAATATGGGGATAACAGCTGTTTTATTCTACAGtctttttcaaacttttgtcTAGTGTtttcaaagataattgagtataacaagattgagcattgtgctcttataaagagaaaacaaatgtcaaggtgtagagggctatgagaaaaaaattgttttatttgtcaactttttccaaagcagctctgcccaggaataaatttaaaacggcaatattcacataaaaccataatgaatattcgctttaaaatacacatacgttttattttaattttctacaatcgtttcggtattgcttttgtgggtttttattcagaaatttatgaaaaacgctaatgttatgatattttccgacgcaaacggcagtacatttgagagacacgtcgacgcaaactttatgatattttgttggcagagtcctctggtgcttcagttttgctatgacaagactgcatcttcttctcaattatctttggtgtTTTTATCCACTTAACGGCCAGATTGCATTATTCTATTCGAAATGTGGAAATCAGCCACCCTCACATATATGGAAGAAATCTGTGTGGCAACaccgacaattttattaaaaacagttTGCGATGCATTGGAATCTTATTTGTTTGGGTTTTGGTCGAGAGGCAACATGGTATCAAATGAGCTGCAGATTGTTATTGAatttaggtaaaatttaaacattgaTTGTTCTATTTAACTGTCTGGATTTATTTTGCAGTGCGGGTGCTGAACTGCTCTTTGATAACATTAAGAAAAGAGATGTCACATTACCTCCATGTGgtgaaaaatgtaaataaatttcacatattttttgttgAACCATCATGACTAATTTACATTTTACATAGGGACGTTACGGAAGCTTTTACAATGGATGAAGGAAAATATACTGCGAGAGAGACCTGAATTGTTCATACAAGGAGATACGATGTAAGTAAAATCTTTGTGAAACAATTGATGTAGGAATAAACGTAAACATCCAAAGACCATTTACTGATGCGAAGACCaagaatttttatccgattaaaATAGTTGAATGGTCGCTTTTGAAGACTAAGCAAACGTGGACAAAATATAGATTTATATGATATTCTTTTGAATCATCAAAAATCGCTCTCTAAATCAGGGAATCAACCAGACAATTCACAAGCATGCCATAGTTGCAGCGGCtagcatatataaaaaaatattcagtttctTGGATTCCGACTACCGTTCATAGAAACGAAGTAACGTGATCTTCGGGCAGGTATTCGTGGCCACATATGATTGGGCAAGTACGACTTGTGTCAAGAGCAATATGACATAATACTTATACTCGACTCCGCCACCAGAGATCATTGTGGATACATCTTATTTTAGTTACAAAGTAAGGTAATTAAAATGAGAGAGGAAACGTGTTCAATATCAAAAGTTTATGGGTTGTACCCATAAACTTGTCAGTGGTGATTTATGTCATCTGAGTAATACAGGTGATATATCTGTGCGTTTCAAAGAACTCTCACAAATAgctgaaatagaatttggatatAAAAATGGCTTTATCATTAAGGTAAGGGAAGTGCTCATTGGTTCGCAATATGTTACCTTATTCTAGAAAATCTCGAATGGGAAAAGAAACAAAGTGGGATATCTGGACATGGAAATATCTGCTATCGTATCAATTGAACCAAATTATGTAACACTTT
This is a stretch of genomic DNA from Haematobia irritans isolate KBUSLIRL chromosome 4, ASM5000362v1, whole genome shotgun sequence. It encodes these proteins:
- the Urm1 gene encoding ubiquitin-related modifier 1; amino-acid sequence: MEEICVATPTILLKTVCDALESYLFGFWSRGNMVSNELQIVIEFSAGAELLFDNIKKRDVTLPPCGEKWTLRKLLQWMKENILRERPELFIQGDTIRPGILVLVNDTDWELLGELDYELQPKDNVLFISTLHGG
- the LOC142232646 gene encoding transmembrane protein 70 homolog, mitochondrial; this encodes MLALRSSVRCNAIASKLGRNTLSSVKLFQLSDFTTSTNIPVTNCASTILSLQPTFITGQTRNYAQKPIVNDVDTSKMERVYYGSLAPRMKAVKLFSLTTSLAGLAAQPILMEQGMRLGGTGMAVFLCGFAGIFTFVTPFLLHFITKKYVTEIHYNPQTEEYVATTISIILQKIQTKFRPSDVKVPEVPGMFTSFMVGNKALFVDPALFDDPEHYVRIMGYDKPIDLKLELTETPSNSKSNK
- the HBS1 gene encoding translation elongation factor EF-1alpha (GTPase) HBS1, whose translation is MSRHRIVRTMDYNDEYDGYEDVYGHSVDEDCISPTDAQQWLFDRARGQQSMSAFMRDNKDIAEEEEEEDIEKSYEKSRRDSDNFQMPLLNDIEKAQLTSCIDEVRSVVGDTVSEKRIVETSIKFDYDINKILDDILNDECENKAKRLQQETADFSGNVLVAPPKVALAEKKAASVITPPVVKVTALQSEVKRGFDVSSPANPSSPAVSGRNTPVDFNEDSSKKTATNTLDANVFKVSKEQSQRDAKQLYTKERADQKHHFHMIVIGHVDAGKSTLMGHLLYDTGNVSQRVMHKHEQESKKMGKQSFMYAWVLDETGEERARGITMDVGHFRFETDTKVITLLDAPGHKDFIPNMISGATQADVALLVIDATRGEFESGFDLGGQTREHALLVRSLGVNQLGVVINKLDTVGWSKERFDEIVQKLKAFLKQAGFKDSDVSYTPCSGLTGENLAKPATEPALTAWYKGPHLLAVIDKFKIPERSIDKPFRMSVSDIFKGTGSGFCISGRIETGVLCVNDRVLVGSLREQGQVKSLLIDELSQNTVFAGDQVTVTLSGVDINNMMVGSILCAPQHPIPVTTRFQARILVFNVKVPITIGFPVLLHHQSLIEPAVISKLNAQIHKGTGEVVKKKPRCLGNNSCALVELETTRPICIECYSDFKELGRIMLRVSGVTIAAGMVTKIR